The stretch of DNA ttaatttaattgtattttaaatttttaaagcaaAATATTTGTGAAGTAATACATAGGCCGATATGGACGGGTCAATAAAGATTGATCGTAATAATAATTCAAGTACCTCGTTAGTTGTCCATgttttacaaataaaattctCTAAGAATTGGGTTTTATtgactttcttgttattttagcATTATATATGGATCTCATCTATCAATGCAcctttcttgttgaattttcaCATCAACTCCTGATTAAATAACAAGTCTATATCTATATTTGTTAACGGTAATTGAGTTCCACAAGAAATTTGACGAGTTTATCATAAACTGAAATTTGGATCTAATGCACATTAACCCAACTATTTCTCACAAACTTATTGAAGGTGAATCTGTTCTCCCATGACACGCACTGATCCTCTTTCCACCATTTAGCCAATTCAAGAACTGTAGTAGTGACAGTAATATCTTCAAACACACCCCCACCATCTTTTCCATTAAAAATTAGGCCACTAATTAAAAGCCTTCAACACATGTTCTGAAGCTTGTAAACTCAAATCAGAACTCCCAGGACAGTACTTTTTCATCCCTCCATCTTTTAACAATATCCTCACTTGACACCAAGATGATAGCATTACATCTAAAGCACCCGAATAAGCATCAATAATGGACAGAGCTTGGATAAAATCAACCAAGATACATGTTATATTACCAATCCCTTCTGTTCCCCATCAATAATGCAAGCTTGTTTTGATAATAAGTgtcaaaaaagtaaattaagatTAATCTATTACGCAATGTTAGAATATATACAATCATTATTTCTTCCAAGTTTTAACTTCTgtcataataaataaagcaatgGCTATTACATCATCTTTAGGAAAATCTTAATTAAATGTAAATAGTAATACTAATTTTGTGAGGGTATTCTCTGCAAGAAACCTTTAGCTATGAGGCTCTCCACTGCTTCTCGCACAGCATCTTCAACTGGGGTGAACACAAAACCCAAATCTATTAGTCTCTTTGCTGCATCTTTATATGGTGTCAAGCCAGGTTGAGTTTCTTCAGGGAACCTGCATTTGGCCCTTTTTTTTCAGAGAACTAGAATTCTATGTATAATTTAGCAGACTACAAACACAAAAACAGAATTTTCATGAGCTCCTAGTGATCTCATTTGCATCGAAGATGAATAGGATGAAAACCAAAGTGAGATAATGTGACATAACAAGCTACCTGCCCCTCTAATTGTTGAAATCATAACATTGCTTTCATAGtcataattaataaagaaaaagcatTTGAATGTGTCAATAATATCACCAGACACCTCACTATTCCTACACAATATATGCAAACATAAACCAAGCTTTTACCCTATATTCTACTTATAACAGGAAGATTGGAGTAAAAGGTTGGATCGAAGAGCCATACTTCAATATTTTAAAACTCAAGCACAAGGATTCAAGGAAAGATAACTGAAATACTTCCTTCAAGGGACATGAAACTGTGTACAAGGGAAGTGAAACTAACTACTGCAGGAATCCAAAAGGAAAAAACATGTGAGGGGAAAAAACACGGTGAATCACAATAGCAAAACAGAAAGGAGTTGCGCAGTTTAAAAAgcagaattaacaaaacaagaaGCAAAAGGTTTTAAACTCTTTCTTAGTCCATATACCATGAACTGAGAAGCATAGCCCCACCATCTAATTCTACACTTCATATATTACTAGCAGTTAACTCCGCCTAGctacatagccggtcccaaaCTCGGATAAaagaggagggttgtgttaggccCTTGATAGCCAACATAAAAACTATCGAATTTTCATGACATGGACCAAATTCGTTAGCCATCGCCACCTAGTTGGATAAggctttattgttgttgtttttattGTTGATACATAACTAGCAGTTCATAGACTAGTGCCACATTACTACATGGACATAGACATACTTCTATCAAACAGTTTAAGCGCCTTTGAGAGCCATAGTTCATGATATAGTATTAGATCATCTACCACTAAAAAGTCTAAACTTGGATGCATTTTATAAATAGTAATATGAACAAAAACGGCAGAACATAAGAGAATAATGAGAATTAAGAAACAAACCTGTAGATAGGAAAATCAGGGTACAACTCAGAGAGAATCTTTGCAAAGCTAGAGAACTGGTAGATACCATTGGTACACAAGTATCTAGCAGCAGCAGAAGGAGTCTCATAGATCAAAACCTGAGCCCTAGCAACGTCCCTCACGTGCACTGCACCCAACCAGTAATGCTCCTGCGTGTCCCTCGACCCCGTCATCAGCCTCTGCAGGACCGCCGAGCTTGCATTCAGCTCCTTCTGCAGCAGTTCCCCAAGACACGTCGACGGAAGCACTGCCACCACGTCAGCGCCGCCGTTCTTTTCCATGAACTCCCACGCCGCCTTCTCCGCCGCTGTCTTCGACACTGGGTACCACTTCCCCCTCTTCTTGCAGAATTCAACGTCCGTCCAGGAATCCTCGTCGAAAGGTTTGTTTGGAGGCCAATTAGGGTTCGGAACCATAGCGGATATTGAGGACGTGAGGACAACGCGCCGCGCGTTTGTTCGCTTCGCGGCCTCGAGGACGTTTAGGGTTCCTTGGACGGCAGGCCTGAGGAGGGAATTCTCCGGGTCTGCGGGGTCGTCGAGAGTGCAGGGGGAGGCGACGTGGAAGACGCCGGAGCAGCCGGAGATTGCGGCGGATATGGCAGCGGCGTCGAGGATGTCGGCGGGGAAGATTTTGATGCGGGAATTGGCGTCAGGGTGGAGGGTGAGGAGGTGGGAGTAATCGGAACCGGGGAAGACGGTGGCGTTGACGGTGTAGCGtgggtggtggtggaggagggTGTGGACTAGCCAGGAACCGATGAAGCCGTTAGCACCGGTGACGCAGACGAGCTCGGAGTCAGTGGTGGTTTGGTGAGACGACATGTCGTTTTGGAAGTGGTTCTTGTTGAGTGGGTTTGGATGTCGTTTTGCAATTTGCAGTTTGAAGTGAAGAAGTGCTACTGAAGACTCAAGACTGAAGTGGGAACTGAGGTGGTTGGAACTTGGAAGTGTTGAAGTGAATGATGATCCGATGCCAACTAAGCTAGCGCGGGTTTTTCTAACTCTTATTAattgttttttaaataatagaatATTAGAGCCTAGAGAGTTAGAGGTAGCAGCTAAATATTGGTTCAATATTGAGTTTGATTCTAATCCATTTTAAGTGTTTGTTTGGGTGTCATTAAGAATTTGTTTgactgaatttttttaaaaaaaaaatttttgagttatcttttcttaaaaagttTTATAGAAAAAGTTTAGATATCtcataaaaaagatctttttatttattaattaataNtttaaaaaagatataaattataatttttcaaaaaatatattttttatttttctagtacttttacttttattactaaaaatttgtcaaatacattaaaaaataaaaaaatctttttttatcaagATAATAGTGCCcaatgaaaaagatattttttttactttttagcgtatttggcaaatttttagtagtaaaaataaaagtattagaaaaataaaaactacatcttttctaaaaagatgtaatttacatcttttttaaaagatccttttttttcttaaaaaagatatttttcaatgagaaaatatctttttttattttaatgtatttgacaaatttctaatagtaaaagtaaaagtactagaaaaaaatattttttttgcaaaaCTACAATTTACATctctttttaaaagatctttttaaaaaaaagatattgtttatataataaataaataaataaataaatacttttatcttattttacccaaatataattgataaataaaaaatatgttttacatgagatatctaaacataattttgaaaaagatattttcagAAAATTGCGTCCAAACAAGCCCTTAGAGTTTGAAAAGTTAAATAATGgtatttttgagaaaaaaatgttattaaagtttcagtatTCATCTTAAAAAATTTCAGTTCTTTGCATCTTTACTTTTTGaagatactaaaaaaattaaaattttgtttttcaagactaaaattttagttttatatctCAGTTACAATTTATGATTTTGGAAACAAAAGCAGCCTATGTGTAGAGGAGAGATGGCACCTGTCCCCAcaaaaattttggagaaaaagtTAAACATCGTTAGAGTTAAGCTTCAATATAGTTCTTGAgattttttgagattttaattGTACCAATTACATCTCTAAAATTAGTAAAAGTGCATCATGTTAGTCCCTGATCCATTTTTCGTTAACGGCATGCTGATGTGGCTTGATGACGTGGACCATTAGTGACACATGACATGCTGGCATGGCCAGGTGTGCCATGTGCCAAAATACTATTTGGCCATTTGTTAGCATATGCCACATGCTCAACATTATTGTCCACATGTTATCCACTATGTCACGTTGTTGatgtgtaaaacccggttaattaacggctaattaacccataaatgagaatttattctagaaagcctaaaatatgatttttatggctaaatgtgatagaggagattgagacgagaatttcggtaccaattttatagaattcagaCCAAGATTgaaccgaacgggccaaaccgggccaaccggacccaaagtgggcccttggcccaacataactaaaccaaaaccctagttttcagcactctctctcctcacacaacACTCAAACACGTtggaaatggaggccatggagggaagaacactctctcaagttttttctctcacttgatcttcaaaccaccataacttttgatctagagttccgattgccgcaccgtttgcggccacgcgttcaccacgAAGAGCTCTataaaacccatacaattaatcttgaggtaagtcacgttttgctcttcgaatttccaactttgatttcgagtttcatgagcaaaaatattgagattttggactctttgatgttataggacccaactctcttgaaggagaaggttaatcttgtctccatGGACCttggtgtggtaagattctcaaccctagtgtaattttttattctatgatgtttgagtattgagatgttgtgtatgggtgtgatgattgtggcttaggttgtgtatgtgtgaatattggagcttgattggtgatattcCGCCGCAAACGTGAAATTCGATGGTCGAAAACTACTTACGCTCAACGAGATTCTACCACGTTTCTAGGATTGAGGTGATAAGAGGATTTTACCTCTTATTAGCTGCTCTGGTGGAAAGGTGGAGACCAAAAACTCACACCTTTATATTGCCGGTGGGTGAGATTATTGTGACACTGGAAGATGTTGCTCATATATTTGGCCTACGCATTGACTGAGAGCCTGTGAGCGGCTGGACAGATAGTAGTAGCGACTTTCTATAGAGTCAGAGCATCGCGATATTTGGTCGCAAACCGATTATCAGTAATTCTTCGAAATCTTATATAAAGTTAGGTTAGGTTTGGTGTATCAGAGACGCAGAGCCATTGGACACTGAGGAGTCTATTAAGAGATACGTCAGATGCCAAATTTTCTATTTGTTGGGTTCGACCCTATTCACGGATAAGTCGACCGCATATGCCTATGCGAAGTATCTACCGTTGCTTCACGATTTCGAGCGGACCCATACTTATAGCTAGGGGTTAGCATGTCTCGCACTTCTTTACGGAGTACTATCCGTGCATCATGGTATGATAATAAGGAGATGGATGACCCTCTTAATCTGTTGTTTGTTTGGGCATGAGAGCAAATGTCGTGCATCACGGTATGCTCTTGGAGGTTTCCAGTTACCTCCGGAACGATTACTGATGCCCGAATTGACTCATATCGGTCTGAGATCATACCGACACCATCTCTTCTAACAATATGCATTCGCAGATTCCTGAGAAGAAGTGTCATGCATCAGCTGTCTCCCCTTCCTCCAAGACAAAAGTGATATGGATAATGTTCTGGTTCCCATCTTGTGCAACAGCAACTAGAAGTGTACCTTCGTATTTTTCGTATAGGTGTGTGCCATCAACCTGAACTAGAGGCTTGCAATGCCTGAACGCCCTAATGCATAGATTGAAACTCTAAAATACGCGATGAAGTATTTTGACACCGTGCACCTCCTCACTCTCGTTGTACAGTGGTCGAGTTTCTATTTGGATAATTGAACCAGGCATTTTCTGAACTATGACCAAGAGCCACCATGACAAAGTTTTGTAAGAATCCTCCCAACCACTGAAAGTTTTGACTATAGACTTCTactttgccaaccaagccttTCGGTAACTGATGGTATAGTTGAACCTTGACTGGACTTCCACTATTATAGATTTCACCTTGATGGACGGGTCAGTCTCGACCAATGGCCTTATAGCCTCAGCAACTGTATCCGAGTCCAACTTAGAATGATCCTGTGAAATCGTTCCCATTATACGCGTGTGCCTACTGTTGTATCTGTGTATCTCCCAACAACCTTTTTTTCGTATCTAGCTGGCTCGGATAAGCCAATCGCACCCACGTTCATATGTCTTGCATTTTGCATAGAACGTTTGTAGATCAGACTCATACACATTGTAGTCAACTCCTTTAGAGATAGCGTAACTTCTAATTGCTGCGACGATCGACTTTCTAGAACTATATTCCATTCCAATCCTGAACTCTTCATCCTCAAGATCGGCAATGCCTACAGAAAGCAGAAATCATCATTCATTaatcaatccaaaatataaattaacaaaaacgTATTATTCACTTATCACGTACCTATGTTTGCATATTCTGAAAATTTCGGTACATACATAGCATCAAGATCCAAGTTACGCATAAAAGGTGGAACGTTCATTGGTTGACTAACTGAGGGATGAACTACTACATTCTCCGCTTCTGCCTCAACTCCCACATCACCATCCTAGTCTTCGTCGCTGGCTTCATAAGTGGCTTCAAAGTCTTCTTCGCTATTACTATTTATTCCTTCGTACACTACAGCTCTATCATCCTCTATATCTGAATCATTTTGAATCCCATCTGCCTCTATgttttcaaactcaacatacagCTCAATCTGTGGCTGTCGCATCTGAGTCTGCCGGTGAATTTGGAACATATTCTGCATACTCACTTCGTCAATGATCGGCATGATATCAAACTGTATTAAACCACCAAAAACTATAACCGAATTCCAGTACAGAATACTGCTCACTCTCCTCAACATACTGTTCTTTATGCTTTGACAGAGACCGTTTTGAAGCTCTATTAATGTCATAGTGCATGGAACTACAAATGAAATAGATTCTGACACACAAACCTTACTCTCCATGAGTATACCGTATAATACTATAATCTCACTATAGTGATACAATACCAAGTTTGCGGTACCCTCCATTACACTACCATCACACTCAAAGAACACTCTTTTTTGCAATGAAAATGGTACTGAGCTTTGCCTTATATAGAGGGGAGCACTCAGCATGCTCTCTACGTATTGCTTCATCAGCCAATCAGAGTGAGCCATGTGTCAACACGCCCAACGCGTGCTGACTCAGTATGCCCCCGCATGCTTCAGCTCCAACCAACCAGACTTTGCCACGTGTCAACACGCCCCCTGTGTGCTGACTCAGCACGCCCCCCACGTGATGCAGACCCAACCAAGCAGATTATGCCACGTGTCTTCCACGCCCCCAACATGCTGCATGCAACACGCCCCCTACGTGTTAGAGCTTGGTTCTGACATGTCCACCAAGCTGTAAATACACTCATTACACCTAGGGGTgttcgcggtgcggtttggttcggtttttgagAGAAAAGTCATCCGATCCAATCGTTTAATTAAAGtgcggtttggtttggttcggttttttcTCAAAGccatccgaaccaaaccaaaccaattaaattcggtttggtttggttcggtttgttcggttttttcaatcaattaaaaaaatactaccaTATTATTTCACAAGTCATAACATTGAAATCGACAAACACAAATACACAATAGCTaacaatagtaataataataataatataacactAGTAGAAAAGTATTCTAATCTAGTTATACATTCTAATAATAAAGAGACATTGAGATGAATGGATTAATAGCAGGGTAACAAACTAACAATGTATCAgaattgaatatatatatatcatgagTCAAGAGGAATGGAGTAAGTACAACAGACATTGAGATGAATGGATTAACAGGGTAACAATGACATCAATCCAGCATTCCAGCTCCCCTCACTGAAATTGTAAGCCTAAACATTCACTAACCTGGTCACCATCCATGATGCCATAATCTCTAAGATAAGTTGTTTCAATGACATGCTTACGCCCTTCATAACATAAGCAAAACTGTCCCCAAACATGAGCCCTACAATTCAAAAATCAacgaaaatataataaatcagcTAAAAAGTTATGATAATCTAGTAAATCAACTACACCATAACACCACCTTCTGCTCAAAGAAGATATTATATTGGAAATTACGCTTGACATCTAGTAAGAATAATTGAAGATCAAAGTGTGACTTGTTCCAATAATATTCCAGCATCAACAATATGAACAATAAAATGAACAATAAACTGAACAATAAAAtagattgaaaaaataaaatagactgAACAATATTCCAGCATCAATAAACTGATTCCAACAAGTCTTCAACAAAAAGCAATAAACTCAACTAAAGTTTAAATCAAGCACAGAACCAGCAATAAACAAGCACAGAATCAGCAATAAACAAGCAGCTGAAGTTTAAATCATTAAGCACAGAACCAGCACTGAACAATGCACTCGGAGATCTGATGCTTGTGGATTCATTCAGAAGAGGAATTGGCGGCAATCCGGATTCGCCCATATTCTCACTTGAACTGGCGTCAAACTacataaatacaataaatcaaGGCCAGAAACacaacaacaaataaattaataaccagCAATAAACTGCACAACAATTAATCAGCAAGTTATCAACATTCAACAATTAATCAGCATTCAACAATTAATCAGCATTCAACAAATAAATTACCAAGTTATCAACATTCAACAATTAATCAGCAACCAGCAACAGCAAGGCAGCAAGCAGGACATTTTCAATATAATGAACCATTAAACAACAATAACATGAACCATTAAACAGCAACGCAGCAAGCAGGACATTTCCAATATATTCAACCATTAAACAGCAAGCCACTGAGCCAGCAACAAAACTTAGCCAAAAATTGAACCATTAATACTTACACTAATGAACAAATCAACAAAACTTAGCCAAAAATTGGTGGTCAGATACTCAGATATATAAAATTGGTGGTCAAATATATGAAATTTAAAacattataaattcaaaaatatcaattttgaaGATCAAATTTGTTAGTCATGTCTACTCGGCTAATTGCACGTAGTTCATCTTTTTCTCCTCaactattttgttatttttcacaTAGTGTAAGAAGTTCAACTGTTTAACACTGAGCCAGCAACAAAACTTAGCAACAAATCAACAAATCAACAGTAGCAACAAATCAACACTAATGAACAGAATGAAAATGGTAAACATTACCTGAATCGGTGGCTCGGGCTCCATATTGACTTGGGAGAAGGCTGAGTGGGAGATTGGGAGGTGCTGCCGTGCTGGGTTGAACTGATGGGTTAGGGTGGTGGCGTCTCAATGGCGGCGGCGTGGTGCTGTGCTGCCGTGTCGAGTCGGTCGGTGGTGGCTTCGTCTTGACCTGATGTGCGACAGCGTGGCTTCGTGTTGGCCTGAAGAGGGAGTGATGGTGGGTGGCTGGGTGCGATGAGTACTGAAGAGGGAGCGGTGGCTGGCTGGCTGGGCGCAGGTCGGCAGCCGGCAGCTGTGGAGATTTGGAGAAGAGGGAGCGATGAGTACTGAAGCCTGAAGGTTAGGGTATGGAACTATGGATTGTGGATTTGGGGGATATTCAAAACCGAAAACCGAATCGAACCGgacaaaaaacaacaaaatcagtttttttcggttttttcgAATATCGGTTAATTCGATTTTCGATTTTTTCGGTTCGGTTCGTCGGTTTAGTTCGATCCGGATTGATTTTGAACACCCCTAATTACACCCATTTCCAACCAAAACACCAACAATACATCCATAATCAAATTCTTGAGTCGTGTTAtttatcttaattatatatattttttatttcaacatatattttatataagtaactaatttaataattaattttttatgtacatataacatagttaattaataaaaaaaattttaatttttatgcactCATGTTAGTAAAAGATCATTTTGTTTAACAACAAATTGCTagaataattattcaaaaacagatatagttgaataattatgaaaaatattttatagtatcagttaataaaaaatatacgattaaaaaaataagttaaaaacaatatttaaattgtgaagagtaaaaattttataactatttatAAACATGTATAGTGATTAACAAGTTAATACTTAAAATGACTCTTGAAATTAAAATCCTGATTTAATTTGGCCCCAAAATTTCAATTGATTCAAATTACATCTTAAAATTTTGAGGCATGACTCAAGTTGGTTCTTTTGTCCATTTCCATCACCGAATAGATGACGTGACAAGAGAGTGGTATCAAATTGAAGTTGTGCAGAAAGTGTTGTGCTTGATAGAGATTGCAGTAGCTCATATCATCTTTTTTTGCATCCTTAATCAAATGCCTAGCCTCAAGAGCTTTCTTCCTCATCGTAATGCCTTTCTCACTCTCATCCATAACTAACTAAATCTTTGCCACCAAATTCTCCCACTTAACCTCACACTTCTTCCCTCTGGTAACCTCAACACAAATCCCAATTTCTTCCTCTAAAAGCTTGCAGTTAAAAACTGCTCCGTCACTATCGGCTAccctaaaatcaaaattttctcACTCAACGATTCCATTACCGAGTTTCACCTGCATTGGCTTAAAAACGTCGACATAGCTGAGTACGACAGAATCTCCACCTGCATTGCCAAATCGTGAACAATCTTCacttgattttaaatttaaaatcagctcatcataataaataatttaataattacataaaaataaaaaaataaggtaCTACCAAACATAGCTCATAtcccttttaaaaaaaatcaaattatttcaaTCTAGATCAAATCAGATTATCACTTCAACTCTTCCCATTGaactaaaacaaaaagaaaaaacatacaaaaaaaaaggaaggctaaagtgagaaagaagaaaaagagaatggaGGAACCTTTCTTAACCGATGGTGTCCCAGATCTAGGCCTTGATCATTTTGGAATCAATGTTCAAGGTGTGACTAGTGAACTCGACGCCAATGGTGAACTTAGACTTAAGGTTGAACTCGTTCTTAGTGAACCGTGAGAGGAGGTTGGATTTTTCAACGCAAGAATCGTCAATTAGGACCACCTTGAAGAGGCAATCATAGTTGTCGTTGGCTCTATAACCCACCATTGAAGAGAGAAGAAATAAGGAAGTGATACAGAATAGAACCCAAAATAAGctgaaaaatcaaagaaatggACTCCTCTAcctcaatttaattttctgatGCAATAATTAAGGAAATCACTCTACCTCACCTGTTCACACCCAAGTTTCTCAAAGAAAATTTCAttcataaaaattaagaaaaaaaattggctaCCAGGTTTTAGAAGGTTTTTATACCTCTTAAGTTTAAAACCCTAACTCATAAGTTCACTAAAATAAAATGGGCCAAATCATAGCTaagcataaaataaacaaaacaaattaaaataaacataaaataaatactaataaagTGATTAATAAAGTGATGTCTATTTAATTCATCTTGACTAACGAGAGTCTTTAATGCATCTTGTAAATAGTAAGACGTTTGGGTTTCCATAATCGTTAATAATTGTATTGCCCAATTCTTGACGCATTTCATGAACAAATGATTTAGCCATATTTACAAAAccttcttttattctcttaatttttgctCTTGTAATTGGACTAATTGTCATATGCACGTTCTCAGTTTTTTTTTACAGAGCTCGTATCATTCCCTTCCTCTCGAAAAAGATTCGTTCTCGAATCTGCATCCAAATCAAAAGGAGATAGGTCAAAAACATTAATAGTAGCCGACACATTATACTCACCTGAAAGTCAATCTTGTAGGCATTGTTATTGATTCTTTCGAGCACCTAAAATGGACCATCACCCCTAGGGTCTAACTTAAATTTTCTTTGAATAGTAAGTCCCTCATAGAACAAGCAGACACACAAATTCTATTAGCATGAAATAGAAAACCTTTCATgtctataaaatttattaaatgcaCCAAGTTCACAAAAGGCATAAATAGCATAAAAGTTAGAATCATTTGCATACAACTCCTTTAAAAACTCAAATCCTAACAACTTAGAAGTAAGTGTAGTAATTAAAGCATACCTCCGAGATAAAGCATCAACAATTACATTCTCTTTACCTTGTTTAAAGGCAATCATATATGAAAATGTCTTAATGAAATTCCACTCATTTAGCATGTCTTTTATCAAACTTACCTTGTTCCTTTAAATGTTTCAAAGATTCATGATCCGTGTGAATCACAAACTCCTTAGGTAAAAAGTAGTATTGCCAAACCTCCAAAACTCAAACCAAAGCATATAATTCTTTGTCATAAGTTGAAAATTTGTGCCAAGCTAAATTCAACTTTTCATTGAAGAAGGCAATGACTCGTTTTTCTTGCATCAAAATAGCACCTATACTAATCCCAGAAGTATCACATTCAATCTCAAAGGTTTTATCAAAGTTAGGTAAAACAAGAATAGGGGAAGaacacaaataattttttagggtataaaatataatttgttgTTCCTTTTCCCATTTAAACCCAACAtctttttttataacttttgtgaGAGGCACAAAAATGGTAGAAAATTTTTTCACAAATCTCCTGTAAAACCCAGTAACCCATAAAAACTTCTTACCTCAAAAGCATTCTTGGCGTTGGCCGTTCACAAATAGCCTTCACATTTTCCTCATCAACCTGAATTTTACTAGCGCTTACAACAAAACCAAGAAATACAACTCAATCAATACAAAATGTGCACTTTCTAAGATTGgcatgtaatatttttttaaaaaaaatacttccaAAACACCTGAAACATGTGACAAGTGGTCATCCAAACAAGTGCCATAAATAAGAATATCATCGAAATAAACAACAATAAATTTACCTAAAAATTTTCGCAAAAAATAGTTCATTAAATGCATAAAAGTACTAGGTGCATTAGTTAACCCAAAAGGCATTACTAAGCACTTATATAACccatgttttgttttaaatgcAGTCTTCCATTCATCCCCTGG from Arachis duranensis cultivar V14167 chromosome 4, aradu.V14167.gnm2.J7QH, whole genome shotgun sequence encodes:
- the LOC107483077 gene encoding cinnamoyl-CoA reductase 1 translates to MSSHQTTTDSELVCVTGANGFIGSWLVHTLLHHHPRYTVNATVFPGSDYSHLLTLHPDANSRIKIFPADILDAAAISAAISGCSGVFHVASPCTLDDPADPENSLLRPAVQGTLNVLEAAKRTNARRVVLTSSISAMVPNPNWPPNKPFDEDSWTDVEFCKKRGKWYPVSKTAAEKAAWEFMEKNGGADVVAVLPSTCLGELLQKELNASSAVLQRLMTGSRDTQEHYWLGAVHVRDVARAQVLIYETPSAAARYLCTNGIYQFSSFAKILSELYPDFPIYRFPEETQPGLTPYKDAAKRLIDLGFVFTPVEDAVREAVESLIAKGFLQRIPSQN